Proteins found in one Tsukamurella paurometabola DSM 20162 genomic segment:
- a CDS encoding helix-turn-helix domain-containing protein, with the protein MSPAPKPPANESLATFGRRVRARREELGLSQEAAAIQIGVHWTYLGQVERGQRSARVENILKLAHGLNTTPGALLDGVPFDGE; encoded by the coding sequence ATGAGCCCTGCGCCGAAGCCACCCGCCAACGAGAGCCTTGCGACGTTCGGGCGGCGCGTGCGAGCGCGCCGCGAGGAGCTTGGACTGAGCCAGGAAGCTGCAGCAATTCAGATCGGCGTCCATTGGACGTACTTAGGCCAGGTCGAGCGTGGCCAGCGCTCCGCGCGGGTCGAGAACATCCTCAAGCTCGCGCACGGTCTCAACACCACGCCGGGCGCGTTGCTCGATGGCGTTCCATTCGACGGCGAATAG
- a CDS encoding HGGxSTG domain-containing protein, with protein MTEQTTNTDQTDTDWHGTPANDPRRPAPEWDSAIGEAGEWGWWEPDPADEECEVWTRAPKQDAPTTPEAAAKWDAMLAVNENARCVAHKKSGEQCRRLAIKGATVCRVHGGASGHVKRAARVRLENAADRMAKELLKIAVSDNMPAYVKLDAIKDALDRGGVSAKTAIEVEVGPAKGFEQVFSGITGGTRADSRAARGITDIGQDDDHAAHRAMMEQDRASRALAVPSDPALTGEADYLDAEVVPAGVVQPAAIDRTPAPTDDGVTAAEFVREANAKAASTRPRHT; from the coding sequence ATGACTGAGCAGACGACCAACACCGACCAGACCGATACTGATTGGCACGGCACGCCGGCCAATGATCCGCGCCGCCCTGCACCCGAGTGGGACAGCGCGATCGGCGAGGCAGGCGAGTGGGGATGGTGGGAGCCGGACCCTGCGGATGAGGAATGCGAAGTGTGGACGCGTGCGCCCAAACAGGACGCCCCGACAACCCCGGAGGCTGCGGCGAAGTGGGATGCGATGCTGGCGGTGAACGAGAACGCTCGGTGCGTTGCGCACAAGAAGTCGGGTGAGCAATGCAGGCGACTAGCCATCAAGGGTGCGACTGTGTGCCGAGTACACGGCGGGGCTTCCGGACACGTCAAGCGGGCCGCTCGGGTCCGTCTGGAGAACGCTGCCGACCGCATGGCCAAGGAGCTGTTGAAGATCGCGGTCAGTGACAACATGCCCGCGTACGTCAAGCTCGACGCGATCAAGGACGCCCTGGACCGCGGCGGCGTGTCCGCGAAGACCGCCATCGAGGTTGAAGTGGGGCCGGCCAAGGGCTTCGAGCAGGTGTTCTCGGGGATCACTGGCGGCACCCGCGCCGACAGCCGCGCAGCACGAGGGATCACGGACATCGGGCAGGACGATGACCACGCTGCCCACCGCGCCATGATGGAGCAGGACCGCGCCAGTCGCGCGCTCGCCGTGCCCTCGGACCCCGCCCTCACAGGTGAGGCTGACTACCTCGACGCCGAGGTTGTGCCCGCGGGCGTGGTCCAGCCAGCCGCTATCGACCGCACCCCGGCACCCACAGACGACGGTGTGACCGCAGCAGAGTTCGTGCGGGAGGCGAATGCCAAGGCCGCGAGCACGAGGCCGCGGCACACGTAG
- a CDS encoding IS3 family transposase (programmed frameshift) — MPKPYPKEFRDDVVRVARNREPGVRLKQIAADFGISESCLMNWVKTADVEAGSKSGSSAAQSATERQMRKRIRLLEQENEVLRRAAAYLSQANLPKMMYPLVKELADDGVPVTVSCRVLKLSRQPYYRWLAAPVPATELVEAYRANALFDASVDDPEFGHRLLADEARAAGEPMADRTAWRICRDNRWWSVFGKKRSSKGGKPGPAVHDDLCTVTDEHGRTRHRFTADAPNRLWLTDITEHRAREGKLYLCAIKDAYSGRIVGYSVDSRMKARLAVNALNNAVAMRGDVTGCIVHSDRGSQFRSRKFRRALEYHGLRGSMGRVASCGDNAAMESFFSLLQNNVLDRHCWATRQELRTAIITWIERTYHRRRRQRRLGRLTPIAFESTMNPAAPHAA, encoded by the exons GTGCCTAAGCCGTATCCGAAGGAGTTCCGCGACGATGTGGTCCGTGTCGCGCGTAATCGTGAGCCGGGAGTCCGTCTCAAGCAGATCGCTGCCGACTTCGGCATTAGCGAGTCGTGCCTGATGAACTGGGTGAAGACCGCCGATGTCGAGGCCGGCTCCAAGTCCGGGAGCAGTGCGGCGCAGTCGGCGACCGAGAGGCAAATGCGTAAGCGGATTCGGCTCCTTGAGCAGGAGAATGAGGTCCTGCGTCGTGCGGCTGCGTATCTGTCGCAGGCGAACCTGCCG AAAATGATGTACCCGCTCGTGAAAGAGCTCGCCGACGACGGTGTTCCCGTCACGGTGTCGTGCCGGGTTTTGAAGCTCTCCCGTCAGCCTTACTACCGTTGGCTCGCCGCCCCGGTCCCCGCGACGGAGCTGGTCGAGGCGTATCGCGCGAACGCCCTGTTCGACGCCAGCGTTGATGATCCGGAGTTCGGTCACCGGTTACTCGCAGACGAGGCCCGCGCTGCCGGTGAGCCTATGGCGGACCGCACTGCGTGGCGGATCTGCCGCGACAACCGGTGGTGGAGCGTCTTCGGAAAGAAACGCTCGAGCAAGGGCGGCAAACCCGGGCCCGCGGTCCACGACGATCTATGCACCGTCACCGACGAGCACGGCAGGACTCGTCACCGGTTCACCGCAGATGCACCGAATCGGTTGTGGCTCACAGATATCACTGAACACAGGGCTCGGGAAGGGAAGCTGTATCTGTGTGCGATCAAAGATGCCTACTCCGGGCGGATCGTCGGCTACTCCGTCGACTCGAGGATGAAGGCCCGGCTCGCCGTCAACGCCCTCAACAACGCTGTCGCGATGCGCGGTGATGTCACCGGATGCATAGTTCATAGTGACAGAGGATCGCAATTCCGGAGCCGAAAATTCCGACGTGCCTTGGAATATCACGGACTACGCGGATCAATGGGCCGAGTCGCCTCCTGCGGCGACAATGCCGCGATGGAGTCGTTCTTCAGCCTGCTGCAGAACAACGTCCTCGACCGCCACTGCTGGGCCACCCGGCAGGAACTGCGGACCGCGATCATCACCTGGATCGAACGGACCTACCACCGCCGGCGCCGACAACGCCGCCTTGGACGATTGACACCCATCGCATTCGAGTCCACCATGAACCCGGCCGCGCCACACGCGGCCTGA
- a CDS encoding proline-rich domain-containing protein, whose protein sequence is MSNNDGSPDPGRHEQTGSSNEVQQDGAQWPHHPGAESHAGYPASGPVPPQPGYPHAEYRGYLPQGFPNPSQGSPQSGHGAPSGYQAGYPQPRQVPPGYGQPGYPPSYYGWGAPSAPEPGSIPLRPLNVGEIYNGAFAAIRANPGVMIGFTAIIVVVSQVLTFLAQIPLTAVSVDTGSDDDSAILANSMASLAVSLGMSLITALATTILTGMLTVVVARSVLGDRTDAGSAWRALKPRLWPLIGLVVIQGLIYLVPTMLLIAMLVLVLGGSWAAAAILAVLGLVLVFVVMLGLMPAFALATAAVVLEGRGPIDSLRRGFQLQRPGYWRLLGILVLTYLITSIVAGIIAIPFSVGTIFSAGDGSLDNITGSSVLGLGLTAIAGVIGSIITMPFLSAVQTLLYTDQRMRTERFDLVLQSASVHQTQTGIPIGPAVWMPQRPL, encoded by the coding sequence GTGAGCAATAACGATGGCAGCCCAGACCCCGGCCGACACGAGCAGACCGGCTCATCGAACGAGGTCCAGCAAGACGGTGCACAATGGCCGCACCATCCTGGGGCGGAGTCGCACGCCGGGTACCCGGCATCGGGGCCCGTCCCGCCGCAGCCCGGGTATCCGCACGCCGAGTACCGGGGTTACCTGCCGCAAGGATTCCCGAACCCCAGTCAGGGCTCCCCACAGTCCGGCCACGGCGCACCGTCGGGCTACCAGGCCGGATATCCGCAGCCGCGACAGGTCCCTCCCGGCTACGGCCAGCCGGGCTACCCACCGAGCTACTACGGCTGGGGCGCACCGTCGGCCCCGGAACCAGGTTCCATCCCTCTCCGACCGCTCAACGTGGGGGAGATCTACAACGGAGCGTTCGCGGCGATCCGTGCGAATCCCGGTGTGATGATCGGGTTCACCGCGATCATCGTGGTGGTGTCCCAGGTCCTCACGTTTCTGGCTCAGATCCCGCTCACCGCTGTGTCGGTCGATACCGGTTCCGACGATGACTCCGCGATTCTCGCGAACTCCATGGCGTCACTGGCTGTCTCGCTCGGCATGTCGCTGATCACCGCGCTCGCGACGACGATCCTCACCGGCATGCTCACGGTGGTGGTGGCGAGATCGGTTCTCGGCGACAGGACCGATGCTGGATCGGCCTGGCGTGCTCTCAAGCCCCGCCTGTGGCCCTTGATCGGACTGGTCGTGATCCAGGGACTGATCTACCTGGTTCCCACCATGCTGCTGATCGCGATGCTGGTGCTGGTGCTCGGCGGCAGCTGGGCGGCCGCGGCGATCCTGGCGGTTCTCGGACTCGTTCTCGTCTTCGTCGTCATGCTGGGCCTGATGCCCGCTTTCGCCCTGGCGACGGCGGCGGTCGTGCTCGAAGGCCGGGGTCCGATCGATTCGCTGCGACGAGGATTCCAGCTGCAACGACCAGGGTACTGGCGCCTCCTCGGCATCTTGGTGCTCACGTATCTGATCACCTCGATCGTTGCGGGCATCATCGCGATTCCCTTCAGTGTTGGCACCATCTTCTCGGCGGGCGATGGTTCGCTCGACAACATCACCGGCTCGTCGGTGTTGGGGCTCGGACTCACCGCGATCGCCGGCGTAATCGGCAGCATCATCACCATGCCCTTCCTCTCGGCTGTGCAGACACTGCTCTACACCGACCAGCGCATGCGCACGGAGCGGTTCGACCTGGTGCTGCAATCCGCCTCCGTTCACCAGACGCAGACCGGTATCCCGATCGGACCGGCGGTGTGGATGCCGCAGCGGCCGTTGTGA
- a CDS encoding DoxX family protein gives MIAVSSELRQYAALFARVVIGAIFIAYGWQKVFVRGIDSVAAGFASSGVPMPTTSAWVAGLGELVGGVLLVVGFAIPITSVVLVGIMIGAIFSVGLSKGFFDGVTLPLSLAAGLIGIVAIAAPSPLSLDALIARRSAGID, from the coding sequence ATGATTGCGGTTTCATCCGAGCTCCGGCAGTACGCTGCGTTGTTCGCCAGGGTCGTCATCGGCGCGATCTTCATCGCCTATGGATGGCAGAAAGTGTTTGTGCGTGGAATCGATTCGGTTGCAGCAGGATTCGCGAGTTCAGGTGTGCCGATGCCTACCACTTCCGCCTGGGTGGCAGGTCTCGGGGAACTCGTGGGCGGTGTACTGCTCGTGGTCGGTTTCGCGATTCCCATAACCTCGGTGGTTCTCGTGGGAATCATGATCGGAGCGATCTTCTCGGTGGGGTTGAGTAAAGGGTTCTTCGACGGGGTGACGCTCCCACTCTCGCTCGCGGCGGGATTGATCGGCATTGTTGCGATTGCGGCACCGTCGCCGCTCTCTCTTGATGCGCTCATTGCGCGGAGGTCGGCCGGAATCGACTAG
- a CDS encoding recombinase family protein — protein sequence MLMFEYSRVSTEEQAESHNGLEAQRAMIRDEAQRRGWELEAFTDEGASGSQINPGLRTALELLASGQGDGLVVAKMDRLARSVAHAVEIMELAKAQDWALVILDLNVDLTTPAGEAMANMLAVFAQFERRMISTRTRDALAAKKARGERIGRPRLAPAGVVRRIVMDRNAGLSFGRIARALEAEGVLSPAGRTTWQESTVRRIYASATADIREAV from the coding sequence ATGCTGATGTTCGAGTACAGCCGCGTGAGCACCGAGGAACAGGCCGAAAGCCACAACGGGCTAGAGGCCCAGCGCGCCATGATCCGCGACGAGGCACAGCGACGCGGCTGGGAACTGGAAGCGTTCACCGACGAAGGCGCGAGCGGCAGCCAGATCAACCCAGGCTTAAGGACGGCGCTGGAGCTACTGGCATCTGGCCAAGGTGACGGCCTCGTGGTGGCGAAGATGGACCGGCTCGCACGTTCCGTCGCGCACGCCGTCGAAATTATGGAACTCGCCAAGGCCCAGGACTGGGCGCTTGTCATTCTCGACCTCAATGTCGACCTGACCACCCCGGCCGGTGAGGCGATGGCGAACATGCTCGCTGTGTTCGCTCAGTTCGAGCGGCGCATGATCTCCACGCGCACCCGTGACGCCCTCGCAGCCAAGAAGGCGCGCGGCGAGCGCATTGGCCGGCCACGCCTAGCACCCGCAGGCGTCGTGCGGCGGATCGTGATGGACCGCAACGCAGGCCTGAGCTTCGGACGGATCGCCCGCGCGCTGGAAGCGGAAGGCGTGCTCAGCCCCGCAGGCCGCACCACCTGGCAGGAATCGACAGTGCGACGGATCTACGCGTCAGCGACCGCAGACATTCGAGAGGCGGTGTGA
- a CDS encoding tyrosine-type recombinase/integrase, with amino-acid sequence MASVHKFTSRVDGKPYYKVKWRTPDGKHRTRGGFARRRDAEAYAETVEFSARRGLTFDPRSGDMLFRAAGQAWLQSRTDLKIATRTNYTGQLRADGEIDRRFGGYPLNKITREDLQAWVNEQVAGGSSSSSVRNKFFIVRMILSQAVVDRRLEFSPADHVKLPAPRRKGKQASTASGQAASMVGSAPSVHGSTEDAAFLTAEQVEYLTAATPWPYNILVHMAAWTGLRSGELTGLQIGDIDLGRNSTVSVQRTALVVPGTPADGDSPATAPRAVYDTPKTRRSRRRVPLTAATVAVLRDYLAPAPRLDGGDRRFNAAATPLAPRIDAPSSATGAPTYVHPRAGDPTAPLFPKMRLVAGRPTGKRAPRHETGPRAGQPMTPEEQAARRTVAEAQARLELDWNAVLLHKTYYKAVFQPALLRASLALVADGLRPIPEHATAHSLRHTYASFCVSAGLHPKQISSYCGHASVNTTMGIYAHLFEDDHTEAMAALGSVGATRRDNVTPLRGWG; translated from the coding sequence ATGGCTTCGGTCCACAAGTTCACCAGCAGAGTTGACGGCAAGCCCTACTACAAGGTCAAGTGGCGCACGCCCGATGGGAAGCACCGCACGAGGGGCGGCTTCGCTCGCCGCAGGGACGCTGAGGCGTACGCGGAGACCGTCGAGTTCAGCGCGCGCCGTGGGCTCACGTTCGACCCACGCAGCGGGGACATGCTGTTCAGGGCCGCAGGGCAGGCGTGGTTGCAGAGCCGCACCGACCTCAAGATCGCGACCCGAACCAACTACACGGGCCAGCTCCGCGCTGATGGGGAGATTGACCGCAGGTTCGGCGGCTACCCCCTCAACAAGATCACCCGCGAGGACCTACAGGCCTGGGTGAACGAGCAGGTAGCAGGCGGTAGTAGTTCCAGCAGCGTCCGCAACAAGTTCTTCATCGTGCGGATGATCCTGTCGCAGGCCGTCGTGGACCGTCGCTTGGAGTTCTCGCCCGCCGACCACGTGAAGCTGCCCGCGCCGCGCCGGAAGGGCAAGCAGGCCAGCACAGCGTCCGGCCAGGCCGCGTCGATGGTCGGCTCTGCGCCATCAGTCCACGGATCGACTGAGGACGCCGCATTCCTCACTGCCGAACAGGTGGAGTACCTGACGGCCGCCACACCCTGGCCGTACAACATCCTTGTCCATATGGCGGCGTGGACCGGCCTGCGCAGCGGCGAGCTGACAGGCCTACAGATCGGGGATATCGACCTTGGGCGCAACTCGACAGTCAGCGTTCAGCGAACGGCCTTGGTTGTGCCTGGTACACCAGCAGACGGAGACAGCCCGGCAACTGCCCCTCGTGCCGTCTACGACACCCCCAAGACCCGCCGATCCAGGCGGCGCGTGCCCCTGACCGCCGCGACCGTTGCCGTCCTCCGGGACTACTTGGCGCCCGCGCCCCGGCTCGACGGCGGCGACCGCCGCTTCAACGCGGCAGCGACCCCACTAGCCCCCAGGATCGACGCCCCGAGCAGCGCGACCGGCGCGCCGACGTACGTTCACCCGAGAGCGGGCGACCCCACCGCACCGCTGTTCCCGAAGATGCGGTTGGTCGCTGGCCGGCCAACGGGCAAGCGCGCCCCGCGCCACGAGACCGGACCCCGCGCGGGACAACCGATGACCCCCGAAGAACAAGCCGCACGCCGCACCGTGGCCGAAGCCCAGGCTCGCCTAGAACTGGACTGGAATGCCGTACTGCTGCACAAGACCTATTACAAGGCGGTGTTCCAACCCGCACTACTCCGCGCCAGCTTAGCCCTGGTGGCCGATGGGCTGCGGCCGATACCCGAGCACGCGACCGCGCACAGCCTCCGGCACACCTACGCGAGCTTCTGCGTCAGCGCGGGCCTGCACCCCAAGCAGATATCGAGCTATTGCGGGCACGCATCCGTGAACACCACGATGGGCATCTACGCACACCTATTCGAGGACGACCACACCGAAGCAATGGCCGCGCTCGGCAGCGTCGGAGCTACCCGCCGCGACAACGTCACCCCGCTGCGCGGATGGGGTTAG
- a CDS encoding bifunctional DNA primase/polymerase, which translates to MTTSSSATVPPADGYAAWAQAYLDAGWRGVLPLPEGMKLPPPTSYTGQGTPDPDAAQIAAWARSPRFERGNLALRLPPNVIALDVDNHDGKPAAETIAALERAAGVPLPQTWTSTSRSDGSCHAFYRVSLLAGDRGWPGSLKQFGPGVDLLQTGHRYSLVWPSTNPANDGAHYRWYRPDGSPAAVGEIPRPEDLTELPQSFIDAITAPRSISGEKATEAEATALLDRLAAHPDYRAPMSERMAEAVADAIEQFPADGHGTMVAVQGKVIRYAELGDAGLGMAYALLRAGFIAAVTERYADRDTRGDGESVAAREFDKAWIGAGRTVAGDLTPQRELDGLSLARAALAPGGAWHPNTPGGVLERARISELVPEDDNPPSWAPVDLAGALDADPPLPMCLVRSDGVALMYPGKVHSVHGESESGKSWLVQYSVVQALLAGGAALYVDFESDARDVAGRLIAMGVPRSVLLDSSRFAYVRPEVDTSMNRERVAFEAILACEFTVAVIDGVTDSMGMYGYSIKDNDDIARWLRELPRAIARRTGAAVAMVDHVTKDPEGRGRNAIGGQHKMAGVDGAAFVVEPRTAFAVGIAGVISVRIAKDRAGEVRRHGGAWRKSDRTQPIAEFHLDATEQGRIAARLEAPENAGAVGDVDRTKPGAPTGEASERVKFRPTYFMEKVSLYWEETEFLSERSTSKTVTAMCQERKDANKPLKRDKWRDAITLLVEEGYATFVVGARDAHEHTVVKPYRQATDPLADQYSEAVARAKGKLEFTTETDPEERPGGPSEDRANDRATARSSDRATDRANRAGSP; encoded by the coding sequence GTGACCACCAGTAGCTCAGCCACCGTTCCGCCCGCAGACGGCTACGCGGCGTGGGCGCAGGCGTACCTTGACGCGGGCTGGCGCGGGGTACTGCCGCTTCCAGAAGGCATGAAGCTCCCGCCGCCGACGAGCTACACAGGCCAAGGTACGCCGGACCCTGACGCGGCTCAGATTGCGGCGTGGGCGCGGTCCCCGAGATTTGAGCGTGGCAATCTCGCGCTGCGGCTGCCGCCGAATGTGATCGCGCTAGATGTGGACAACCACGACGGCAAACCGGCAGCCGAGACCATCGCGGCGCTAGAGCGCGCGGCAGGGGTACCGCTTCCCCAGACGTGGACGAGCACGAGCCGCTCCGATGGTTCGTGCCACGCCTTCTATCGCGTGTCTCTGTTGGCCGGCGACAGGGGGTGGCCGGGCAGCCTCAAGCAGTTCGGTCCCGGTGTTGATCTGCTCCAAACGGGTCACCGGTATTCGCTGGTGTGGCCTTCGACCAACCCGGCCAACGACGGGGCGCACTACCGCTGGTATCGACCTGACGGGTCGCCCGCTGCCGTGGGCGAAATCCCACGCCCTGAAGACCTGACGGAGCTGCCGCAGTCGTTCATCGACGCGATTACCGCGCCCCGCTCGATCAGCGGCGAGAAGGCTACTGAGGCCGAAGCAACGGCCCTCCTCGACCGGCTCGCGGCCCACCCGGACTACCGCGCGCCGATGAGCGAGCGCATGGCCGAAGCCGTCGCGGATGCCATCGAGCAGTTCCCGGCGGACGGCCACGGCACGATGGTCGCCGTCCAAGGGAAGGTCATCCGCTACGCAGAATTGGGCGACGCCGGTCTTGGCATGGCCTACGCGCTCCTGCGAGCGGGGTTCATCGCTGCCGTCACAGAGCGCTATGCGGATCGTGACACCAGGGGCGACGGTGAGAGCGTGGCGGCGCGCGAGTTCGACAAGGCCTGGATAGGAGCCGGGCGCACTGTCGCGGGTGACCTGACGCCGCAACGCGAGCTGGACGGGCTCTCACTGGCGAGGGCCGCACTCGCCCCCGGTGGCGCATGGCACCCGAACACCCCCGGCGGTGTGCTTGAGCGCGCACGAATCTCTGAGTTGGTGCCGGAGGACGACAACCCGCCGTCGTGGGCGCCGGTGGATCTTGCTGGCGCGCTGGATGCCGACCCGCCGTTGCCGATGTGCCTGGTGCGGTCGGATGGGGTGGCGTTGATGTACCCCGGCAAAGTTCACTCCGTCCACGGGGAGAGCGAGTCGGGCAAGTCGTGGCTCGTGCAGTACAGCGTCGTTCAAGCGCTCCTTGCGGGTGGTGCGGCGTTGTACGTGGATTTCGAATCGGACGCGCGAGATGTGGCTGGCCGGCTGATCGCGATGGGCGTACCGCGGAGCGTGCTCCTCGACAGCAGCCGGTTCGCGTACGTGCGGCCCGAGGTCGACACGAGCATGAACCGGGAGCGCGTAGCGTTCGAGGCAATCTTGGCTTGTGAGTTCACCGTCGCAGTCATCGACGGGGTCACGGACTCAATGGGCATGTACGGCTACTCGATCAAAGACAACGACGACATCGCGCGGTGGCTGCGCGAACTCCCGCGAGCGATTGCGCGGCGTACCGGCGCGGCGGTCGCGATGGTCGACCACGTGACCAAGGACCCCGAGGGGCGCGGCCGCAACGCTATCGGCGGGCAGCACAAGATGGCTGGTGTCGACGGCGCGGCATTCGTAGTCGAGCCGCGTACCGCGTTCGCTGTGGGGATCGCTGGTGTGATCTCTGTTCGCATCGCCAAGGACCGCGCGGGCGAGGTACGGCGTCACGGTGGCGCGTGGCGCAAGTCCGACCGAACCCAACCGATCGCTGAGTTCCACCTCGACGCAACAGAACAAGGGCGGATCGCTGCGCGGCTGGAAGCGCCGGAGAACGCCGGGGCGGTCGGTGACGTAGACAGAACGAAACCAGGAGCACCCACAGGCGAGGCTTCTGAGAGGGTCAAGTTTCGGCCCACCTACTTCATGGAGAAGGTATCGCTGTACTGGGAGGAGACCGAGTTCCTCAGTGAGCGGTCTACATCGAAGACCGTCACGGCGATGTGCCAGGAGCGCAAGGACGCAAACAAGCCGCTGAAGCGCGATAAGTGGCGCGACGCGATCACCCTCCTTGTTGAAGAGGGGTACGCAACATTCGTCGTCGGCGCACGCGACGCCCACGAGCACACCGTTGTGAAGCCCTATCGCCAGGCGACCGACCCGCTCGCCGACCAGTACTCGGAAGCGGTCGCGCGAGCCAAGGGCAAGCTCGAATTCACCACGGAAACGGACCCCGAAGAACGACCTGGCGGACCGAGCGAGGACCGAGCGAACGACCGGGCGACCGCTCGGTCGAGCGACCGAGCGACGGACCGAGCGAACCGGGCGGGCTCCCCGTAG